A portion of the Halodesulfovibrio aestuarii DSM 17919 = ATCC 29578 genome contains these proteins:
- a CDS encoding peptidylprolyl isomerase: MRRIILLLILLLVVGCTQHPEERGVVARVNGKPIYLKELEARYDLNNLGWVSGVVPSVEAMSTEYGNVLSELIIYKLVGFALENEGLHVSSEDVQKEEAAIRADYPDDLFERTLTEEYIDIAVWRLFLKRHLEMKLFFNEVLRPKVSLTYQEAEKYYKENLSEFYIPERVHVLLVRGNDRTSVQRSALLLEKAEDWKTVAESLSSEITVRELKLKKDRLPVQWASTLQRMTPKSSSNVSTTAYGFEQLVLLAVIPEKLLGPSQAYSVIERVLIDKKMNEAFVEWLEKQVASAKIEVTPLLSKKLSGKVHQDVSSNPSQAQEELQEEPDREPESEVGKSSDP; the protein is encoded by the coding sequence ATGCGTCGAATCATACTATTACTGATTCTTCTACTGGTTGTTGGCTGTACGCAACATCCAGAAGAGAGAGGGGTTGTGGCACGGGTCAATGGTAAGCCCATCTACTTGAAAGAGTTGGAAGCCCGCTATGATCTGAATAATCTTGGATGGGTCTCCGGAGTAGTCCCTTCTGTTGAAGCCATGAGCACAGAGTACGGGAATGTTCTTTCGGAGCTTATCATTTATAAGCTTGTGGGCTTTGCATTGGAAAACGAAGGTCTGCATGTTTCTTCAGAAGATGTGCAAAAAGAAGAAGCTGCTATCAGGGCAGATTATCCTGACGATCTTTTTGAGCGCACCTTAACAGAAGAATACATTGATATAGCTGTCTGGCGATTGTTTTTGAAACGCCATCTAGAAATGAAATTGTTTTTTAATGAAGTGTTGCGCCCGAAAGTTTCCCTGACCTATCAGGAAGCCGAAAAGTACTATAAAGAGAATTTGTCTGAATTTTATATTCCGGAACGGGTGCATGTATTGCTTGTGCGCGGTAATGACAGAACAAGCGTACAACGATCTGCTCTTTTATTAGAAAAAGCTGAAGATTGGAAAACTGTTGCTGAATCGCTGTCGTCAGAAATTACAGTACGTGAACTAAAGCTTAAGAAGGACCGTTTGCCGGTTCAGTGGGCTTCTACGTTGCAGCGTATGACTCCAAAAAGCAGCAGTAATGTCTCCACCACGGCATATGGTTTTGAACAGCTTGTTTTGCTTGCTGTTATTCCAGAGAAGCTTCTTGGACCGTCTCAGGCATATTCTGTTATAGAGCGTGTGTTGATAGATAAGAAAATGAATGAGGCATTTGTTGAATGGTTAGAAAAACAGGTTGCCTCTGCTAAAATTGAAGTGACTCCGCTTCTTTCAAAAAAATTAAGCGGAAAAGTGCATCAGGATGTTTCGTCTAACCCGTCACAGGCGCAGGAAGAGCTGCAGGAAGAACCTGACAGGGAACCTGAGTCGGAAGTTGGCAAAAGTTCTGATCCATAA